From the genome of Triticum aestivum cultivar Chinese Spring chromosome 3B, IWGSC CS RefSeq v2.1, whole genome shotgun sequence, one region includes:
- the LOC123065632 gene encoding uncharacterized protein, with product MDGSGSGVGRKKLKHRLAAILSVFSRRSGGRKRRDDDAAPPALALPSYGRIGAGGKKAATGDHHDRRLSVSARRTVPMIRITIDCAGRRSVDAADPSLLAPLDADDIKAERAALKGTGLPFGTSEWEGRKCPPSSPFRAAPLPPLPRWKERPSNGDRRLSTHSSRRLLSSSSSDDEYDEDSQNLFSSRSFSSDSSDFYNCPRKNAAKARASVSGPCRAPPAAPRCGASQSCRYSFEMPRGSTASAATDGGFAVVKRSADPYEDFRKSMEEMIAEWPEGSGVGDGDGEHSAESLLETYLVLNSPRHYPVILAAFADVRETLCP from the coding sequence ATGGACGGCTCCGGCTCCGGCGTCGGCCGCAAGAAGCTCAAGCACCGGCTGGCGGCCATCCTGTCGGTCTTCTCCAGGCGCTCGGGTGGCAGGAAGCGCCGCGACGACGACGCCGCGCCGCCGGCGCTCGCATTGCCCTCCTACGGCCGCATCGGGGCGGGAGGCAAGAAGGCTGCGACAGGCGACCACCACGACCGCCGCCTCTCCGTCTCCGCGCGCCGCACCGTCCCGATGATCCGCATCACCATCGACTGCGCCGGCCGCCGCTCCGTCGACGCGGCCGACCCGTCCCTCCTCGCGCCGCTCGACGCCGACGACATCAAGGCGGAGAGGGCGGCGCTCAAGGGGACCGGGCTGCCGTTCGGGACGAGCGAGTGGGAGGGCCGCAAGTGCCCGCCCTCCTCGCCGTTCCGGGCGGCGCCTCTGCCACCGCTGCCGAGGTGGAAAGAGCGGCCCAGCAACGGCGACCGCAGGCTGTCGACGCACTCGTCGCGCAGGCTGTTGAGcagctcctcctccgacgacgagtACGACGAGGACTCGCAGAACCTCTTCTCGTCCAGAAGCTTCTCCTCCGACTCGTCCGACTTCTACAACTGCCCGCGCAAGAACGCcgccaaggcgcgcgcctccgTGTCCGGGCCCTGCCGCGCGCCGCCGGCCGCCCCGCGCTGCGGCGCGTCGCAGAGCTGCCGGTACAGCTTCGAGATGCCGCGGGGCTCGACGGCGTCCGCCGCCACGGACGGGGGCTTCGCGGTGGTGAAGCGCTCCGCCGACCCGTACGAGGACTTCCGCAAGTCCATGGAGGAGATGATCGCCGAGTGGCCAGAAGGCAGCGGCGTCGGCGACGGCGATGGGGAGCACAGCGCGGAGAGCTTGCTGGAGACGTACCTCGTGCTCAACTCGCCGCGGCATTACCCGGTGATCCTCGCGGCCTTCGCCGACGTGCGGGAGACGCTCTGCCCCTGA